The Polaribacter sp. KT25b genome contains the following window.
AAAGATACTTTTGATAAAAATAAAATTGAAGCTTTAAACAGAAAAATAGCAGAAAATAGGTTTGAAAATATTAACGGAATTGTTGTTATAAAAGATAATAAACTTTTATTAGAAGAATATTTTAATGATGAAAATAGAAATAGTTTACACGACCCAAGATCTGTTGGGAAATCTATTGCTTCTACAATGTTGGGAATTGCTATTGATGAAAAATTCATCAAAAATGAAAACGAATTGCTTAAAGATTTTTACGATTTAAAAAAGTTTTCTAATTATAGCAATAAAAAAGAAGTAGTTACCTTAAAATCATTAGTAACAATGAGTTCTGGTTTTCTAGGTGATGATAGCGATTTTAGTAGTCCTGGAAATGAAGAAAATATGTATCCAACAGAAAATTGGGTAAAATTCACACTTGATTTACCAATGGATAAAGAAAAAGAAATTGGTAAAGATTTTGCATATTTTACAGCTGGAGTTGTAGTTTTAGGTGATATTATTGATAAATCTGTTCCTGAAGGATTAGTTTCTTACGCAGATAAAAAACTATTTAAACCATTAAATATTACCAATTATAAGTGGGAATACACACCTCAAAAAGTGGGAAATACTGCTGGTGGAATCCGTTTAAGAGCGCTTGATTTTGCTAAATACGGACAATTATATAAAAACAAAGGTTTGTGGAACGGACAACAAATTTTAAGCAAACAATGGGTAGAAAAAAGTTTGGATAAACACATAAAACAATCACTCGATAAAGGTTATTATGGATATTTATTCTGGAACAAAATATTTAAAGTAAATAACAAAGAATATGAAGTCTCTTTTTGCAGTGGTAATGGAGGAAATAAAATTTTCATCTTTAAAGATATTCCATTCGTAATTGTAATTACCTCTTCTGCATATAATTCACCAAATGCACAAGCAGACGCAGATAAAATAATGACAGATTATATTTTACCTGCAATTTTGGATAAATAATACTATTATTTCAAAAAGTCAACACAAAAATTTACTGTAATTTCTAATTCTTTAGATAATTGTTTTTCGTTCCACGGATGTGAAGTATTAAAGACATGATTTGCATTTTCAATAATTTGATACTCAGCTTTTGGATTCCATTTATGTAAATTCTCTGCTTCGTCAATCAAAACAGAAGTATCAGCATTTCCATGAAGTATTAACTGCGAAATTTTTAAATTCTTAGTCGCTTTTTCCACATTAAAACGTTCTTTATTTTTGATGAAATCTTCATAAAACTGATAAAAATGAGGCATTTGCTGTTTTGTTCTTCCGTTTTCAACATATTTTACACCGTCATTTTTCCATTGTTCTAAATTGCCAATTTTAGCTGTTCTTTTCTCAAATTCACAAACTCCAGCAAGTGTAATTACCTTTTTTATTTTGGCATCTTCATTGGCTTTTAACAACACTATACCTCCTCCTCTACTATGTCCAATCAAAGCAATTTCCTCATTATCTGCTTCATTTTTAAAATCAGAATTTGTAGAAATCCAATCAATTACTGTTTCTAAATCATCCAATTCTTTGGTGTAATTATTATTACCAAAAGCTTCTAAATCAGGAAAATCTATTGGATTTTCAACAGTTCCTCCATTGTGCGAAAAATTAAATTTTATGAAGAAAAATCCTGCATTTGCAAAAGATTCTGCCATCATATTCCAAGCTCCCCAATCTTTAAATCCTTTGTAACCATGACAAAAAATAATTACTTTTTTAGGTTGGTGAGTTTCCTTA
Protein-coding sequences here:
- a CDS encoding S9 family peptidase; translation: MNISKNTIIQGKHNKPILVDVFYKETHQPKKVIIFCHGYKGFKDWGAWNMMAESFANAGFFFIKFNFSHNGGTVENPIDFPDLEAFGNNNYTKELDDLETVIDWISTNSDFKNEADNEEIALIGHSRGGGIVLLKANEDAKIKKVITLAGVCEFEKRTAKIGNLEQWKNDGVKYVENGRTKQQMPHFYQFYEDFIKNKERFNVEKATKNLKISQLILHGNADTSVLIDEAENLHKWNPKAEYQIIENANHVFNTSHPWNEKQLSKELEITVNFCVDFLK
- a CDS encoding serine hydrolase; translation: MKLNYLLIAITCFLISCKNSSNLKLKNDYKEELNNLFFSKEDVEKNNSKTKNYINNFALNKDEFLTIHFTLNKPLVENLQLLAPNLTENQLLEIGSFQFSFLVDGKIIYVENLNKGAGLKESKTTQIQHSIRLVAPKQLDYWGWFMWLKFMKLGGGQDALVTGKHLLSIEVRPYIKQDILKVGPLLAKGKITVEVAKISVDENLIPVQKIQENSGWEISKDTFDKNKIEALNRKIAENRFENINGIVVIKDNKLLLEEYFNDENRNSLHDPRSVGKSIASTMLGIAIDEKFIKNENELLKDFYDLKKFSNYSNKKEVVTLKSLVTMSSGFLGDDSDFSSPGNEENMYPTENWVKFTLDLPMDKEKEIGKDFAYFTAGVVVLGDIIDKSVPEGLVSYADKKLFKPLNITNYKWEYTPQKVGNTAGGIRLRALDFAKYGQLYKNKGLWNGQQILSKQWVEKSLDKHIKQSLDKGYYGYLFWNKIFKVNNKEYEVSFCSGNGGNKIFIFKDIPFVIVITSSAYNSPNAQADADKIMTDYILPAILDK